In the Candidatus Binatia bacterium genome, CGATGCACTCGAGGCGGCGGCACTCCTCGAGGCGCCGCACGAGCTCGCTCGCGCTGCGCACGCGCTTCTCGCGATCGGGCGCCAGGCACTCGCGGATCAGCTTCTCGAACAGCGGCGGCGGCGGCTCGGGGTAGTCGAGCTCGGGCTCCCAGTCGTCCTGGTAGCCGACGCAGCTCGCGATCTTCAGCTCCGGCATGCCGGCCAGGTACTTGCGGCCGGCGAAGATCTCGTAGAGCACGACGCCGAGCGAGTAGATGTCCGCGCGGCCGTCGATCGGCACGCCCTTCTCGCTGCGGATCTGCTCGCGCGACGAGTACCGGTAGGTGCCGACGAAGCTGCCGGTGCGCGTGAAGCTCTCGTCGCTCGCGCTCTCGATCTCCTTGGCGATGCCGAAGTCGGTGACGACGGGGCGTCCGGTGCCGTCCTCGATCAGGATGTTGGCGGGCTTGATGTCGCGGTGGACGAGGCCCGCGCGATGCGCGCAGTCGAGCGCGGACGCGACCGCGATGCCGATGCGCAGCGTCTCGGGATACGAGAAGCGCCCTTGCTGACGGAGCAGCTCGCCCAGGTCGCGGCCGCGGATGAACTCCATCAGCAGGTAGGTGCCGAAGCCCGGCTCCTGGTCGATGTCGAACACGCGCACGATGTGCGGGTGCTCGAGGCGCGCCATCATCTGCGCCTCGTGCAGGAAGCGACGCTCGATCTCCGGGTTGTCCTGCAGATCGCCAACGATCTGCTTCAGCGCGCGTGTGACGCGAAGGCCCTCGTGAAAGACCTCGTAGACGTACCCCATCCCGCCGCGCCCGACCTGGCGCACGATGCGGAGTTTGTTCTTGATGAGGCGGCCTTCGGTCATCGAGCGACCGTCAGTCCGAAGACACCTGGACGAGCACGACGCTCGCGTTGTCGCGGCCGGAAGCCTCGAGCGCGAGCCGGATGAGGTTCTGCGCCTTCGCCTCGAGCGCCAGATCCTCGGCGAGGGTGCGCTCGAGCACGGCGGGCTCGAGCATCCCGGAGACGCCGTCGCTGCAGAGCAGGAAGAGGTCGCCCGGCCGGACGTCGTCGGCGCCGAGCGAGGGCTCGACGTCCGGCGCGACGCCGAGCGCCTGCACCAGCATGTTGGTGTGCGGCAGATCGAGCGGCACGGTGGTGCGATCGCGGTACGCGGCGCCGGCCAGCGTGTGGTCCGCCGTCAAGAGCGCGAGCTTGCCGTCGCGCACGCGGTAGAGGCGGCTGTCGCCGACGTGCGCCCAGAGCGCGCGCCCCTGCTCGGGGAAGACGCGCAGCACGACGATGGTCGCGCCGATGCGCACGCGACCCGAGGTCTCACCGCGCATCTCGCCCTCCTGACGGATGCGCTCGTTGGCGGAGGCGATCGCGCTGCGCAGCACGCCGGCGTCGTCACGCGCGACGTCGCCGTTCGCCGACTGCACGTGCTGGGCGATCACGTCGATCGCGAGCCGGCTCGCGATCTCGCCGTCCTCGAGCCCGCCCATGCCGTCGGCGAGCAGGAACAGGCTCATGTCGGGGAAGCAGCCGACGCAGTCCTGGTTGGTCTTGCGGACGCGGCCGATGTCCGAGACCGCGGTCGCCGTGATTCGCATCGCTTTGCTCTCGCCCGGCACGCGCGCTGCGGGCGACGGCTCACGCCGGCACACCCGGAGCGACGCCCGGGGTCGAACAGTAGCGCGGTGCCGCGCCGCCGCCAAGGAGGCGACGGCGCGGACGACCGGGCAAGTGCGACATCGCCGGCTTCATTCGCCGGCTCAGGCTCAGAATCCGCAGGCCTCGAGCACGTCGTCGCAGCAGTCTTGCGCGTTGCGACAGAATTCGTCGCAGTAGCAGGCCGCGTCGGGCGGGGTGCAGAAGTCGTCGCGGCCCGGGCAGCAGCGTCCCTTGCACGACGTCGCCGACACGCACTGCGAGCAGTCGTTGGTGCACAGCGAGAACGAGCCGCACGACGACGACTGCCCGGGCGGGTCGCAGGCCTCGCCCTCCTCGACGATCCCGTTGCCGCACTCGGCGACGCTCGCGCAGCTCCACTGCAGGATCTCGGGCTCGCTGAGGTTGCCCTGCTGGTCCTCGAGCGTCACCTCGACCACGTACTCGTCGACGCTGCCGTTGCAGTTGACGAAGAAGTCGAAGCTTCCCGACGCCCGCCCGAACACGCCGGGATCGAAGGTGAACGGCTCGACGTTGCCGACGATCGGCTGGAAGCGCGCGCGGATCACGTCGCCGTCGGGATCCTCGAAGTGCACGGTGCCGAGCACCGGTCCGCCGTGCGGGTCGATCACCGGCGGGAAGTCGATGTCGAGGATGCGCGGCGGCTCGTTGCCGCCGTGCGCGCACTCGCTGGTGTCGATGCCGCACGTCGACGTGCAGCGCAGGCGGCCGCCGGAGAAGCCGAACGAGTCGCAGCTCTGGCCGCCGAAGTCCGCGCCGTCGCAGTCCTCGCTGCCCTCGCGCCGGCCGTTGCCGCAGAACTGCCCCTGTGGCGCGAGGCACATGCCGCACTTCTGCCGGCTCGGGTCGCAGCCGTCGGCCGGCACGCAGATGCCGAAGCAGCCGGCGCCGCCGCGCAGCGGGTCGCAGCCGTCGCGCGGGTCGTCGGTGCAGCAGCGGTCGCCCGGACAGCCCACACCCTGCGGTCCGCCGCAGCTCTGCAGCGGCGAGCTCTCGCGCGCGTCGATCGCGTAGCAGGCGCAGTCCGAGCTGTCGGGCGCGAACGGCAGGCAGGTGCCGCGCGCGGTCGCGCCGCCGACCGGGAACTCGCAGCTGCCGCCGCACTGCCCCGACGAGCCGCTGCCGCAGCCGATGCAGCCGGCGGACACCTGCTCGACGAAGCAGCCGCAGCCGAAGCCCTCGAGCTCGACCACGCGCCCGCGCACGTTCTGGCAGCTCCCGAGCCTGGGGACGAAGCAGGTCGCGCCCGTCGGACAGCCGCCGGCGGGACGCTCGCCCGCCGCGCCCTCGCCGGTCGTGAAGTCCCCGGTCACGATCGACGGCGGGTCCGACGTGCGGCCGATGATCACGATCTCCGGATCCGACTGTACGCTCGCCGGCAGCCCGCCGGGCGGCAGGAAGAAGCTCGCGGACAAGCGGATGTCGTCGCCGAGCGGCACCCACTGCGTGCGCGCGCACTCGCGCGCCGTCGAGGTGCACGGGCTCGTGCCGCGGCAGGAGAAGCGGAACTCGCTGCTCGGGACGTCGAGCGTGCCCGTCGAGTCGCCGCGCGGCGTGCAGAAGATGAAGCTCGGCGGGCTGCCGTCGGGCTGGTAGACGTTGCCGGTCACGCTCTCGAGCACCGGCGTGACGCCGCCCTGCTCCGTCGTCTGCGGCACGAAGTTGAGCGAGATCGACCAGCGCTCGTTGCCGACGTCCTTGTTGACCAGGAAGTTGAGCCGGTCGAGCGACAGCGTCGCACCGCGGTTGCCGGACTGCGCGTGCGCGCTGCGCGGCGTCGCGAGCTCCGAGCCGCCCGCGAGCCAGACGCGCACCGTCGACCACGCGCGCGCGAGCGCGGACTGCAGGCGCTCGGCGAGGCTGTCGCTGCTCGTCGTGCTCGCGGCGGCTTGCGACGCGGCATCGCTCGCGTCGCTCGCGGACGCGCTCGCCGGCGCGCCGAGCCCGCCCGGCGGCAGGAAGAAGCTCGCCGGGATCCGCACGTCGCCGTTGATCAACGACCAGGAGTCGCGCGCGCACTCCGACGCCGAGGTCTGGCACGCGTCGGCGCCCTGGCAGGTCAGGCGAAACTCCGAGCCAGGATCGTTCAGCGAGCCCGTCGAGTCGGGGCGAACCTGACAGAGGACGAAGCTCGGCGGCCCACCGTCGGCGCGGAAGATGTTGCCGGTGACGTTGACGATGCTGTCCGCCGACGTCGAGGAGAGATTGACGTTGATCGTCCAGCGCTCCGGGCCGACGTCCTTGTTGACCATGAAGTTGCGCTCGTTCGGGGTGAGCGTCGCGCCGGTCTGGGCGTGCGCCGCCGTGGCGAGCGAGACGATGAGAGCCGCGAGCGTTGCGCCGGGGAGCCTTCTGGTCACCATGGATCGCGTCCTTTCGCGGTCGGGAGTTTCGTCGACGGGCGGCGGATCTTATCACCGCTCGCGCGAGCGCGTAAAAGCCCTTTCATCCGCGCCGCAGCACGAGCCGGCAGAAGGGATGCACGATGCCAACCGTACGTTTCGAGACTCGGGACGAGATCGCGATCGTCACCATCGACCGCCCGGAGGTGCGCAACGCGGTCGACCGGCCGACCGCTGCAGCGCTCGCCGAGGCGTTCCGCCGCTTCGACGCCGACGACGCGCTCAAGGTCGCGATCCTCACCGGCGCGGGCGGCGTGTTCTGCGCCGGCGCCGATCTGAAGGGCGTGTCCGACGGACGCGGCAACGTCGTGCGCGAGGACGGCGACGGCCCGATGGGGCCGACCCGCATGCTGCTCTCGAAGCCGACCATCGCCGCGGTCGAGGGCTGGGCGGTCGCGGGCGGCCTCGAGCTCGCCATCTGGTGCGACCTGCGCGTCGCCGCGCGCGACGCGGTGTTCGGCGTCTTCTGCCGGCGCTGGGGCGTGCCGCTGGTCGACGGCGGCACCATCCGGCTGCCGCGCCTGATCGGGCAAGGCAACGCGCTCGACTTGATCTTGACGGGCCGCGGCGTGTCCGGCGACGAGGCGCTGCGCATGGGGCTCGTGAACCGGATCGTCGAGCCTGGCACGGCGCTCACGCACGCGCTCGAGCTCGCGCGCCAGATCGCGGCCTTCCCGCAGCTCTGCATGCGCAACGACCGGCGCTCGGCCTACGAGCAGTGGAATCTTTCGCTTGACGAGGCGCTGCGCAACGAGACCCGGCTCGGGCTGCAGGTGATCGCGTCGGGCGAGACGGTCGAGGGCGCGACGCGGTTCGCGAAGGGCGCGGGGCGGCACGGCAGCTTCTCGTGAGCTGAAGCGAGCTGCCGGCGCCGCGCTCAGTAGCGCCGGCAGGGGACGCGCTGCAGCACCGCGAGCGTCTCGCCGGCGGCGCGCAGCACGCCCGCGGCGTCGGCCGCCGCGAAGGCCTCGCGGCCGGCGCGGACCACCTCGGCGACGCGCGCCGCGGCGGCTTGCAGCGTCTCGCGATCGGCGGGCTCGAGCAGCGTCAAGTCGGCGCTCGCCGCCTCGAGGACCGCGCCGAGCGCGACCGCGTCGTCGTACGTCGCGGGCGGCGTGCCCGGCGCGACGAAGCGCGGCCTCTCCCCGCTCTCGGCGAGCGCGACCACCGTGCGGTAGCCGATGCGGCTCTGCAGGCGCAGCTTCGGGAAGCGCACCATGTCGAGCGTGTCGCGCACCGTGTGGTAGCAGCCGCCGGTCGCGTCGGTGAAGAAGACCGACGGCACGCGAGCGGCGATGAAGGTCGCGTTGTCGCTGCGCGTCTGCGCGAACGCGGAGCTGAACGGCCACATCTGGAGACGCTCCGACGCGATCGCCGCGCGAACGACGTCGCGCAGCTCGTCGCCGCCGGTCTCGGCGCCCACCGCGAAGCTCATCGAGCGCAGGCTCGGCAGCAGCACGGCGCCGACGATGTCGAAGTTCACGTAGGCCACGGTGTCGGCGAGCGGGACGAGCGGCCGCTCGACGTAGGCGCGCGAGCCGAGCATCCCCTCCTCTTCCGCGTCCCACAGCGCGAGCACGACGGAGCGCCTGGGCTTCACTGGCATCCGGCTGATCGCGTCGCCGATGCCGAGCACCGCGGCGACGCCGGCTGCGTTGTCGGTCGCCCCGGGACAGATCTCGCCGCCCGGATCGTTGGACGCGGCGCAGTGTCCCTGCGCGTCGCCGTGCTTGCCGAGACCGTCGTAGTGCGCGCCGACGATCACGACCTCGTCGGGGCGCTCGCGTCCCGGGATGACGGCCAGCAGGTTCACGCCCTCCACGCCGTCGACGACGAACGGCTGGCGGTAGGCGTCCTTGCCCGATCCCTTGCCGAGGCCGCGTCCGATCCGCTGCAGCTGCTCGATCAGGTACTCGCGTGCGCGCTCCGCGCCCCGGGTCCCGGGGTAGCGGCCGGCAAAGTCCTGCTTGGTGAGGCGGGTGACCACCTCGCGGACGCCCGCGGTGGCGTTCTGCACCCCGCGCTCGACGTCGTCGGGGTGGAGGGGCGGCGTGCGCGTGCACGCCGCCCCCGTCGAGAGCAGGATCGCCGCGAGGATGGCCGCCGAACGATGGCGACCGATCATGCACTCAGACGTTCTGTGCTGCCATCAGCGCGCCGAGCTTGACGAGCTGCGGGTGCGCCGAGCCGAGCGTCAGCTCGATCTGCTTCGACCAAGTGTAGTAGCGGTGCAGCGGGTAGTCGACGTCGACGCCGATGCCGCCGTGCAGGTGCTGCGCGGCGTAGGTGACGCGGTGGCCGCCCTCGGCCGCCCAGAACTTGGCGATGCGGACCTCCTCGGTCGCGGGCAGGTCCTGGGCGAGCCGCCACACCGCTTGCCAGGTCGTGAGGCGGATCGCCTCGACGTCGATGTAGGCGTCGGCGGCGCGCTGTCCGACCGCCTGGAACGATCCGATCGGCTTGCCGAACTGCTCGCGCTTCGAGGTGTACTCCGCCGTCAAGCGCAAAGCCTCCTCGGCGACGCCGAGCTCGATCGCGCACAGGCCCGCGAGCGTGCGCTCGATCGTCCACTGCAGCGCCTCGGCGCCGTTCTCGGGGTCGCCGAGCACGTCGCGCTCCTCGACCACGGCGCCGCTCAGCACGAGGCGCGACACGCGCTCGCCGCTGGTCGCCTTCTGCCGCTGCGAATCGACGCCCTTCGCCGACGGGTCGACGAGGAAGAGACCGATCTTGCCCTCGCCGGTGCGCGCCGGCACCAGGATGCGCTCGGCGAGGTGCGCCGCCTGCACGAAGATCTTCGTGCCGTCGAGCCGCCAGCTCTTGCCGTCCCGCGTCGCCGTCGTGCCGAGCACGAGCGGGTCGTCGGAAGCCTCCTCGATGAGCGCCGCGGTGAGGATGCTCTCGCCCGCCGACACCGGCAGCAGCAGACGCCGGCGCTGCTCGTCGTTGCCGAAGCGCTCGATCGGCATGCCGCCCATGACGACCGTCGCGAGGTACGGCACCGGCGCCACGGCGCGGCCGACCTGCTCGAGCACCAGCGCGACCTCGACCAGGCCGAGCCCGCTGCCGCCGTACTCCTCGGAGAAGCCGAGGCCGATCAGGTTGGCCTGCGCGAGCGCGCCCCAGGCCTCGCGATCGAACCACTCGATGCCGCCCTCGACGACCTTCAGGCGCTCCTGCGTGACGTGATCGGAGAGGATCTTGCGCGCGAGATCGCGCAGCGCCTCCTGCTCGTGCGTGAACGCGAAGTCCATCTTGCTTGCTTCCCCTGCCCCGCGTCAGCGCAGCGCGCGCGGCATCATCAGGCCGGCCATCGCAATGATGTCGCGCTGCACCTCGTTGGTGCCGCCGCCGAACGTCAAGATCAAACTGGACTTGTACATGCGCTCGAGGCGTCCCGCGAGCACCGCCGCCGGCGACTCGCGCTTGAGCGCCGCGGCCTCACCGACGACCTCCATCAGCAGCTGGTAGGCCTCGATGTTGAACTCGCTGCCGTAGACCTTGACGGTCGAGGCCTCGGCGAAGTTCAGCGTTCCCTTGCTCATGCTCCAGGCCTGCTTCCAGTTGAGGAGCTTCAGGACCTCGAGCTTCGCGCGCACGCGCGCGAGGTTCGCCTGCACCCAGGGCTCGTCGATCACGCGGCGGCCGTCGGGGCGTGTGGTCGAAGCCGCCCAGCGCCGCACCTCGAGCAGCATCCGGTCGAGCCAGCCGACCGGCATGAGCGCGATGCGCTCGTGGTTGAGCTGCGTCGTGATCAGCGTCCAGCCCTCGTTCTCGCGTCCGACCAGCATCGACGCCGGCACCCGTACGTCGTCGTAGAAGGTCGCGTTGGTGCGGTAGTCGGCGACGGTGTGGATCGGCGTCACGCGGAAGCCGGGCAGCTTGGTGTCGACGATGAAGATCGAGATGCCCTTGTGCTTCTTCGCGTCGGGATCGGTGCGCGCCGCGAGCCAGATGTAGTCCGCGTACTCGGCGCCGCTGGTGAAGACCTTGCTGCCGTTGATCACCCAGTCGTCGCCGTCGCGCACCGCGCGCGTGCGCAGCGACGCGAGGTCGGTGCCGGCGCCGGGCTCGGTGTAGCCGATCGCGAAGTGCACCTCGCCGCGCAGGATGCGCGGCAGGAGCTCGCGCTTCTGCTGCTCGGTGCCGTACTGCATGAGCGCCGGGCCGACCGAGTTGATGGTGAGGAACGGCAGCACCACGCCGCTGCGCGCCGCCTCGTCGAAGAACAGGAACTGCTCGATCGGCGTGCGGTCCTGGCCGCCGTACTCCTTGGGCCAGCCGATGCCGAGCCAGCCGTCGGCGCCGAGCTTGCGCAGCACGCGCGTGTACTCGGGTCCGCCACCTTCGCTGGTCGACAGCTCGGCGACGTACTCCGGCGTCACGAGCTCCGCGAAGTACTCCCGCAGACGGTCGCGCAGCTCCCGCTGCTCGGGCGTCAGGTCGAGATACATGCTTCGGGTCTCCTGTCCCGCGCCGCTCGCGGGCGCGTACCCCGGCGGCCGACCGACGGGCGAAGACGCGACGCGGCACCGCTCCGCGCGGCGCAGCGCTTGGTCTTAGACGTCCTCCCGCAACTTGTCGAGAATCGCGCGCGGACGAAAGGCGCGGCGCTCGTTCACGTCGGTTGACGCCGGAGGTGGTCGCCATGTCGAACGCCGCGCACGCCCGACGCTGACCGCTCGTCGCGCTCGCCGTGAGCGCGCTCCTCGCGAGCGCGTGCGGCTCGAGCTCCGGGTCGGGCTCGGGCGACGCGACGGCAGGCTCCTCATGGTGGGCGTCCGCCAGGAGCACATCCGCGGCTTCGTCGTCGACGTGAACGGCGAGCGGCGCCGCTTCCTCGCCGACGGCACGCCCGACGCCGGGTTCGGCGATGGCGGGACGAGCCCCCTGCCGCTGCTCGACGGCACCGCGACCTTGTTGGCCGGCGCGGCGCTGCAGGGCGACGGCAAGGTCGTGGTCGCCTGCAACCGCAACGGCGGCGGCTGGCAGATCGCGCGGTTTCTTTATTGACGGCTCATGGAAATGATTGCGCGACGCCTATGCAGGGGAGTATGACGGGCCGCCGACTCGTTCCCCAACCCTTAGACCGGGAGAACCGTCATGCGCCGGACCCTCGCCCTCGCCTGCTCACTCGCCGCGGCGAGCCTTCTCGTGCCGGTAGCCGCAGCCGCCGTCGACCTGACCAACGGCAAGCGCCTCACGCTGCGCGACAAGGCCAACCCGAAGCAGGACGTCGCCAACTTCGCCTTTCGACAGGACACGGCGCTGTTCAACCTCGTCGACCCGACGTGCGCGTCGGGCAACACGAGCAGCGTGCAGATCGTCACCTCGTCGCAGATCGGTCCGGAGGTGACGCTGCCGTGCAGCGGCTGGAAGGTGATGAGCAACGGCTACCGCTACGCGGCGAAGGCGGGCGGTCCGGGCGGCGTGCGCTCGATCCAGTTCAAGGCGGGCACCCTCGTGCTGCGCGCGGCGGGACCGCCGTACGTCGCGCTCGGCGGCCCGACGACGTTCGTCGAGACGCGCTTCCGGGTCGGCTCGACGATCTACTGCGGACGCTTCGAGCAGCCGCCGGCACGCTTCATGAAGAACCAGGCGGACGTGGTGATCGCGAAGGGCCCGACCGTGCCGTGCCAGCTCGACTGCGGCAACGGCATCGTCGAGCCCGGCGAGATCTGTGACGACGGCAACACCACCTCCGGCGACGGCTGCGACGCGAACTGCAAGCCGACCGGCTGCGGCAACGGCATCGTCACCGCGGGCGAGCAGTGCGACGACGGCAACACCACGTCCGGCGACGGCTGCCGCGCGGACTGCACGCTCGAGGTGTGCGGCGACGGCATCGTCGACGCGGGCGAGGAGTGCGACGACGGCAACGTCGAGAGCGGCGACTGCTGCTCGGCGTCGTGCAGCGCGGAAGCGGCGGGCACGGCGTGCGCCGACGACGAGAACCCGTGCACCGACGACGTCTGCGACGGCGCCGGCATCTGCACGCACGTGCCGAACGACGATCCCTGCGACGACCGCAACGGCTGCACGACCAACGACGTCTGCTCGAACGGCGAGTGCGTCGGCACGCTGCTGCCGCCGTGGATCAACGAGCTCGACTACGACTCGAACGACGGCTTCCCGAACGACGACCGCGACGAGTTCGTCGAGATCGCGGGCCCGGCCGGCACCGATCTGAGCGGCTACAAGATCCTCGCCGTCGAGGGCGCGGGTCCGCAGTGCTCGACGGGCTTCTTCGTCAACGCGGGCGACGCGCACTTCATCGCGACGATTCCGAACGGCACGGTGCTCGCCGACGACACCGGCACCGGCATCGGCTTCTTCGTCGCGTGCTTCTCGAACACCTCGCTGAACGTGGTCGCCTCGGGACGCTGCGACGTCGTGCTGCCGGCGCCGTTCGCCGACTCGAACCTGAAGAACGGTCACCTGACGAACGTCGACGAGTGGTCGTGCCCCGACGGCGTGCTGGTGCTCGACCAGGACGACAACCTGGTCGACGCGATCAGCTACGAGGGCACCGTCGCCAACACGGGACTCTACGGACCCTACTTCCACGTCGTCCCGTACCGGGCCCCGACCGACGACGGCTGGCTGCCGGGCGTGTCGATCGAGAAGGTGACGAGCACGCTCGCGCCGGCGACGAGCGCGTCCGAGTGGCGCGACCCGTCGGAGCTCGGGCCGCTCGTCTGCTCGGGGCAGATCGGTCTGTTCTGCCCGAGCCACACGGCGACGCCGGGCAGCCAGAACCCGCTCCAGAACCTGGCCTGCGGCTCGCCGTGCGCGGCGTTCCTCGATCAGCCGGAGGACTTGCTCGAGTAGCGCGCGAGAGCACGACGCAGATCGGCGGCGCGCATCAGGTTGGCGCTGCGCGTTGCGGGGTCGAAGACGATCCGCACCTCGCCGCGCTCGATCTGACGCAGCACGTCCCGCACCTTGCGCTCGAGCGTCGCCTCGCGCGCGCCGTAGTCGGTGCCGTCGCGGGTCACGAACTCGACGACGAGGCCGCGCAGCGCCTCGGGGCTGAGGCGATCGGCCGGCACCTCGACCGGCGGCAGGTCCTCGCGCGCCGAGCCGTCGTCGGCGTCGTGCGGGTCGTGCGACATCGCGCTCGGTCATAGTCGAAGCGTCGCGCCGTCGCATTCGCGCGCGCGACGTGCTCTTGCTGCGGCATGAAGGTCGACTGCGCGCTCACCGCCACGGATCTGTCGTCGGTGCCGGACGAGGTCCGCGACATCGAGCGTCTCGGCTACGACGGCACCTTCACCTTCGAGGGTCCGCACGATCCGTTCTTCCCGCTGCTGCTCGCCGCCGAGCACGCGCGCCGCCTCGAGCTCGCGACCGCGATCGCGATCGCGTTCCCGCGCAGCCCGATGCAGCTCGCGAACGTCGCGCACGACCTGCAGACCTACTCGAAGGGCCGCTTCATCCTGGGTCTCGGCTCGCAGGTGAAGGCGCACATCGAGAAGCGCTTCAGCGCCACCTGGTCGCGGCCGGTCGCCCGCATGCGCGAGATGGTGCTCGCGCTGCGCGCGATCTGGCGCTGCTGGAACGAGAACGAGAAGCTCGACTTCCGCGGCGAGTTCTACCGCCACACCTTGATGACGCCGATGTTCAACCCGGGCCCGACCGGGTACGGGCCGCCGCGCGTCTTCCTCGCCGGCGTCGGACGGCCGATGACCGCGGTCGCGGGCGAAGTCGCGGACGGGCTCTTCGTCCACCCGCTCAACAGCCCCGAGTTCATCCGCACGACGACGCTGCCCGCGCTCGAGGCGGGCTTTGCGCGCGGCGGACGCACGCGCGAGCGCTTCGAGATCGCCTGCCAGGCGATGGTCGTCACCGGCTACACCGAGGAGGAGATGAAGCAGGCGGAGGCCACGACGCGCATGCAGATCGCGTTCTACGGCTCGACGCCCGCCTACCGCGTGGTCCTCGAGACGCACGGCTGGGGCGAGCTGCAGCCCGAACTGAACAGGCTCTCGAAGCAGGGCCGCTGGGCGGAGATGGCCGGGCTCGTCACCGACGAGATCCTCGACACCTTCGCCGTGCGCTGCGCGCCCGAGGACGTGCCGGCGCGGCTCGGCGCGCGCTACGCGGGGCTCGTCGACCGCCTCGGCATCATCTGCCACGCGAACCCGCAGCGCGCGCACCCCGAGCGCTGGGCCGAGGTGGTCGCCGCGTGCCGGGCGCTGTGACGGGCGCGACGCGCGCGACCGCGAAGGCAAGATCCTCCGACGGCGGGCGGGCGCCGCGGCGTCAAGTACCGACGCCGACGAAGCGCGTCCAGAGATACGTCGCGGCGAGCACCGCGTAGGTCGCGGCCGAGACCAGCAAGAGCACGAACGCCACGCGCCCCGGGCGCAGCTCCGCCGGCAGCGCGCTCGCGAGCCTGCCGTGCACGAGCACGAGCAGCGCGACGACGAACGACAGCGTGCCGACGAAGCCGATCAGCGCCGACAGCACGATCAGCGGCCCCGGCTCGCCGGAGAACATCGTGAGCCCGGTCACCACGGTGAGCAACACGACCATGCCGCGGTACGCGCGGCGCTCGTCGATCTCGCGTCCGCGCAGGAAGAAGAAGCGGATCATCTCGACGTGCACCTTGGCGACCGCATCGACCGTCGAGAGCCACGTGTCGCAGAGGAACGCCGCCGCGACGACCAGGAACACCGCGCGTCCGACCGTGCCCCATGCGAGCTCGAAGAAGCGCGCCTGCTCCGACGCGATCCGCCACTCGTCGGGCACCACGCCGCCCGGCAGCAGGATGACGTAGGCGAGAAAGCACGTCATGAGCGTCGTCAGCCAGTTGCCGACGATGCCGATGCCGGCGTCGAGCAGCAGCGCGCGGCTCCAGCGCCGCACGAGCGGCGCGTCCTCGCGCGCGGGCACGCCGCCCGCGCCGTCGAGCTCGCGCCACGCGGCCCCCATTCCTTTGCCGAGCACCCAGTAGCTGTAGAAGAGCGTCCAGAAGCCGCCGAGCCCGGCGAAGGTGAGCGCGGTCAGCACGCGGTCGGTGTCGCTCGGATCGAACGGGCGGTGCAGCGGCGCCGGCACGACCAGCGCGCGCAGGAACTCCGGCCACGCGCCGCGCACCTCGGGTCGCGTCACGCTGACCAACAGCCCCACGACCGTCACCACGGCGACCGCCCACATCACCTTCTCGATCAGCGCGTACGTGCGCTCGCCGCGCAGCAGCGCGAACGCGAAGACGGCGATGGTCACCGACGCCCAGAACAGCGAGCGGCCGCGGTCGTCGAGCGGCGGCCAATCGAGGAGACGTGCGAGCGCCGTCCCGCCGGCCGAGGCGAACGCGCCGAACCAGAGGAACGCGACCACCATCAGGAGCCAGAGGACGAAGCAGAACGCCGGGTGGAC is a window encoding:
- a CDS encoding YheU family protein, with the translated sequence MSHDPHDADDGSAREDLPPVEVPADRLSPEALRGLVVEFVTRDGTDYGAREATLERKVRDVLRQIERGEVRIVFDPATRSANLMRAADLRRALARYSSKSSG
- a CDS encoding LLM class F420-dependent oxidoreductase, whose protein sequence is MKVDCALTATDLSSVPDEVRDIERLGYDGTFTFEGPHDPFFPLLLAAEHARRLELATAIAIAFPRSPMQLANVAHDLQTYSKGRFILGLGSQVKAHIEKRFSATWSRPVARMREMVLALRAIWRCWNENEKLDFRGEFYRHTLMTPMFNPGPTGYGPPRVFLAGVGRPMTAVAGEVADGLFVHPLNSPEFIRTTTLPALEAGFARGGRTRERFEIACQAMVVTGYTEEEMKQAEATTRMQIAFYGSTPAYRVVLETHGWGELQPELNRLSKQGRWAEMAGLVTDEILDTFAVRCAPEDVPARLGARYAGLVDRLGIICHANPQRAHPERWAEVVAACRAL
- a CDS encoding Nramp family divalent metal transporter, whose translation is MALDLSSPPPLGRTRLHPFPGWLAALGPGIVWMALAQGSGELIWWPYLTAKYGLGFLVLLTPACLVQYPVTYAIGRYSMLTGESVWRGFARVHPAFCFVLWLLMVVAFLWFGAFASAGGTALARLLDWPPLDDRGRSLFWASVTIAVFAFALLRGERTYALIEKVMWAVAVVTVVGLLVSVTRPEVRGAWPEFLRALVVPAPLHRPFDPSDTDRVLTALTFAGLGGFWTLFYSYWVLGKGMGAAWRELDGAGGVPAREDAPLVRRWSRALLLDAGIGIVGNWLTTLMTCFLAYVILLPGGVVPDEWRIASEQARFFELAWGTVGRAVFLVVAAAFLCDTWLSTVDAVAKVHVEMIRFFFLRGREIDERRAYRGMVVLLTVVTGLTMFSGEPGPLIVLSALIGFVGTLSFVVALLVLVHGRLASALPAELRPGRVAFVLLLVSAATYAVLAATYLWTRFVGVGT